AAATAGAGTCAGTTGCTTCAATTTTGCACAAAGCCAAAAAACAAGAAAGGCCCAATAGGACAAAACATGGAAGGTTTATAGAATACGAAGATTTTTCAATTATCCATTGACCCCGTATTAGCATGCTTCATGATTCTTTCAACTACAGCATCTGTATTTTAGACTGGTCATGTAAGAACCCTTCTGCACTGCGGCGGCTAAAAGTACTTATATACTGCTGCAACATAGTTCCACCCCGGATGAGGGATACATACTATAATCAGGACTGCATAACCGGTGCACGTGACCATATTCCTGACCGAAGTGTCGATCTTATCATCACAGATCCTCCATTTGCCATAAATGGTAACAATCTCCACAAACATTATCACAGGAAAGAAGAGCATGTGTTCGAAGGGTATGTTGAGGTGGATCAGGAAGAATACCGTGATTTTTCCATAAAGTGGATGCATGAGGCCCACAGGGTTCTCAAGGACACTGGTTCCATGTATGTGGTCTCAGGATGGAGCAATCTTCTGGATATACTGCTTGCTCTTGAAAAAAATGATTTTGAATTGATCAACCATATTATATGGAAATATAATTTCGGCGTGAGTACAAGGCACAAGTTCGTTACGTCTCATTACCACATTCTCTACTGTAAAAAATCAGCTGCAAAAAAAGTGAAATTTAATACCTTCTGCAGATTTGGAACATCTGAGAAGCATGACGATAACAGTTCTATGCTTTATAATGACCTGGAAGATGTATGGGTGATCAACAGGGATTTCAAGAAAGGCAGGTTAAGGAATAAGAACACCCTTCCTGCAGAACTGTTAAAGAAGATGATCCTTTACTCCTCAGATGAAAATGACCTTGTCTGTGATTTTTTCCTGGGCAGTTTCTCCACGGCAAAGATATCTAAGTCTCTCAACAGATATTCCACAGGCTTTGAGGTAAATAGCGATGTGTATGATTACCAGCTGGAACAAATGCACAATATAGAACGTGGTTACATACTTAAAGAACTGTGCTCCAATGGGGGAAATCCGCATCACAACCAGAGGAAGCGCTGGACGGAAGAAGAAGCAAATAAGGTCATTGCACGCTATGATGCTATTAAGAGTGCTGGGCTCACAGACAAAAAAGCCTACCAGTTACTTTCCATGGAATTTGGCCGGGGGTATTTCTCTATGATGAACATTACTAAGAAAAACAGGAAATAACAATTTCTCATTCCAGTTTTTTCATTATATTATAGTCCATGATCGTAGAAACAGGGTATGCTTTTACAGGAATACCGGCTTCTGCAATAGCTGAGATGGCATTGCTTCCCACTATCACAGGTATGCCTGCTTTTCCTCTTTCCATAGGTACGTTGAAAACATCTTCGCTGGTCTCCCCTATCTGAAGATATCCGTTGATATCGGAGTCTTTTGCAAGTTCCATTACCTCATGTGCCTTTTCCCTTGCAGAACCCGGTATGTGGCGCAGGTTAGCAAGCAGCTTTCCATTACCACTTTCAATATAATCGAGCACTGAAGTAGAATGCCTGTTAATGAATATTTTAATAGGATCTATCGATGTTCCGCTGTAGCCTATGATATCTACAAAACTTACGGGCTGGTGAGCTTCCATCTGCATAAGCCCTCCATATAATGGAGTTGAAGGAATCCCGTTCTTCAGAAGGATACCGTCATAGGTGATACTACATACATTGGCTATTGCAAATTTACCGTCAGGTACGAAGATATCATCTTCTTCAGAGTCCTCATCCACTATCCTTATCCTGGGGCTTATGGATATTCCGGCATTAATTGCATATTTCAGCACATCCATAGCTTTCTCATAATCACTTTTGTCAATGATGGATACATTCACTATGACATTACCTTTCTTTTCCCGAAGGTCGTATGTGGTCTTGTACACCAGTTCTTCTATCCGGGTGATGACCAGATCCAGCCTGTCACTTATAAGTGCGTCACTGAGTTCTTTCTGTCCGTGTTCCGTTATGGTACGCCCGATATATCCATGCTTCTTGGTGAATCCCCTTTCATCCAGTATGCGCAGGTGATAACGTACAGCCCTTTCTCCAATGGCATACCCCCTGTTCTGCAGTTCATCTGCTATCAGGCGAGCTCCTAATGGTTTGTCGCTCTTGCTGATTATCCGCATTATTTCAATAAGTTTCCTTTCGACATTGGGGTCTGTCATAGTTATTCCTGTCTGTATTTTGTTTCAAAGGTTAGTTTGGGATTAATGGAATATATCCGTCATATCTATAAAGATTATGTATCAGGTTCTATTGTGTTTTTTGAGCAAATTGCATGATCATGTTGCATATCCTTAGAATATGTGCTCTTATATGTTTCTTTCTTCATTTGTTTCGTGCATAAAACTAGGTTACTTTATTATGATTGTAGAAAGTTTCATATTCTATGCCATTCAATTCTTAGTTTGGAGTAGTGGGTAAAAAAGCCCATTCCCATTGAATATAAAAGGAGTGTTATAAGAAATGTTATTTATGGACATAAGTACTTGGGCACCGGAACACAGAGAAGATATCCTGAAACACTTCAAGGAAATTAGGCCACCGGCGGGTATTCATGTTGTCAATCAGTGGCTGGACCTTACAGGCGGCAGATTCTTTATTCTCTATGAGGCTGAGAGTTCAGAGGCATACGCAGCTTTCAATCTGCCGTGGTCTGATGTTTGTACCATCGACAGTGTGCCGGTCATGGAGGCAATTGATTTCATAAAACACATGGCAGAACATGGATTGAAATTCTAAGTTCTGAAAAATAATTGGTCGGCCTTAAAGGCTGACGCACTTTTCTATTTTTCAATGCATATAGTTCTACATTGCTGCTGAAAGAGTTATCTTTCTATCTGAATCTCCTACAAGCAAGTTGAAATCCCCGGCAGGCAAAGCCGCAGTATTGTAATCATATGTGAACTTTCCTTCATTGTCAGCATCTATGATCTCCGCAGCTTCAAGGTAGATGGTCACTTCTTTTTCTCCTTCCTTTGCCTGGCCATGGATGGAAATATCATATTTTCCTGAAGGTACGTTCTCTTCTGAATAAACAGCTTCATCACTATTAGCTTCAAATGTCCTTGTGTAGGTAATGAACATCTTCACGCTGAAACTAAGATCCTTGGCTTTACGGCCCTTTATGGTAAACTTGTTCGGACCATCGGGTATCTCTACTTTGTCCATATTGTATTCATATTTCCCATCTATGACCGGAACCTTCTTTTCAAAAGATACCTTAACCTTGACCTTGGCCTCAGGATCAGTGCTACCTGTAATAGTAAGAGTATCACCAACCAGGGGCAACTCTGGTATGTGTTCCCAATTAACATTCATATTGTTAGTACTGATATCAAGATCACGGTATTTTGGACGATTTATAGTTTTCAGCAAATTAAGAAAAGAGCTCTTTTTTTTTTTAGTATTGCTCACTATTTCCCCCCACAGACCTTAAAATATATGGATACAATGGAAGATTTACTCTTCCTGTTCCTTTTTCATTTCTTCTTCTGATTCAGCTTCCTTTTCTACTTCTTCAGTTTCTTCCTTTTTCTCGCCGATCATCTCATCAAGCTTATTCTGAAGCTGCTGCATCTGTTCTTTCAGAATTTTGAGGTCATCCTTTTTCACGACTTCTGCACGCTTGAATGTTTCCTGGACCTTTGCATTGATCTTTTTTTCCATCTCTTCAGTCTGTTTTTTCTGCTCTTCGAGGACTTCTTTAACGAATTTCTTACCTTCCTTCTTATTCATCTCTCCACTATCGATTAGCTCCTTTGAAATCTCGTTGATCTTATCCTCAGTAAGGGCCCACAGGCCAATTCCAAAAAGGCCAACTTTTTTTAGAGTATCTTTCATACTATTTTACCTCGTTATGAGTTGTATTCTGATGAAATAAATATCTTTGTACAAGATACGCATGAGCACAGCTATTTCTTGTGGAACAAAAAAGAAAAGTAATATTGATTTTCAGAATTGTATCAATTTCAGGAAATAAGAGATTCTATATTCCTTTCCAAGTACTTGGCATGGCTCATCTCTATAAGGCAATTTGACACTTCCACAGGGTCTCCATCCATTACTACCTTTGCTTCATCTATAAGGACCACCCTGTGAGATACCTCTTTCACGAAGTCCATATGATGGCTAACGATTATCATAGTAGTCCCGAACTCCCTATTAATCCTTTTGAGAGCATTCGTAACATCCCTAAGTGTCACAGGGTCCAGGTCACCGAACGGCTCGTCGAGCATAAGTATTTCCGGATGTGTGGTAAGGGCGAGAGCGATGTAGGCCCTTACATGTTCCCCGCCGCTTATCTGGTAAGGTGTTTTATAAAGGATGCCAAGGGGCAGGTCCAGAGCTTCAAATATCTTTGATGCATGTTCCTTAACATCTTCGAAGGTGACCTTAGGGAAAAGCTTGGCATAGATCTCAGGTGTTATCTGCATCTGATTCATTATCTTATCCTTCTCTTCCTCTGCCATATCAGGTAATGTGTATAGCATATCCAATATCTCTTCAGATACTTCCAGCTCTTTCGCTTTTTTACGGGCATATTCCAGGGATCCTGGACCTTTTATCTGCATTCTGAACCCGATTTGCTGGCCGATAGTGGAATGTGGAGAAAGAGTAAACTCCTGATGCATTATACTTATTTTTTTTCTCAATTCCATCCTTCTGGGATTGAAATTAGTGATGTCTATCCATTCTCCATCGTGCAGATATAGTATTTCTCCGGAAGCAGGTGACGTAAGTCCTTCGATCATCTTAAGCAAAGTAGTTTTGCCAGCCCCCGATTGCCCAATGAGGGATACTATTTCTCCTCTGTTTATATCAAGTGAGAGATTTTTGAAGTTCAGCACCTCTCCTACTCTTATAAGGGTAAGGCGTTTGTTGATGTCTTTTACTTTGATGATGGTTTCTTTTTTCCCTAAAGAACTGATCTCTACCTGTGGCTGCATATCCTTGAGAAAATGTTTCAGTACGGTCTCGGTTTTCCCTTCCTCTATTATATGTCCATCTTCCAGATATATGAGGCGATCAGAAATATACATGTGCAGCTCTGGGAGGTGGGAAACGACTATAATCGGTATGTTTAGCTCTTTTTTTACGTTTTTTATAACGTCAAGAACTTCCTGTTTTGTGCCCGGCCCTGTCATTGTCACAGGTTCATCAAGCAATAACAGCTTTGGTTTTGCAACGATCTGACGTGCAAGAATAAGGCGTTGTTTCTCTCCACCGCTAAGAGCGCTTGTCGCATGCAAGGCTTTATGTTCAAGACCTACAAGCTTAAGGTATTCCATCGATTCCTCGTACATCTCATCGTAATACGGTGAATCACTTTCAGGTAATCCTTCATGTCCCTCGTTTCTGGAGTTTATCTTGCGTATGATGTTCTCTATGGCAGGTCCGTTCCACAAGCCGAAATTACGCTGCAGATGAATTGCAGTGTTCTGTATAAGATCCATCATGTCATCTTTATCAGAATCCGGGAAAAACTGTTTCCCTTCAAGCTCGATAACGCCTTCATCAAAACTCTCCACACCTCGGAGTATTCTTAACAATGTACTTTTTCCGCTTCCGCTTTTTCCCGTTATGCCCAGGATCTCTCCATCATTTACAGTAAAACTGATACCTTCGAGTACTCTCTTTCGTTCATCCAGTACATTATAGTCCTTCGCAAGATTTTTTACTCTAAGCATGAGATACACTCTCCAGACATGGTTCCAGAAGCCATAAAAAAGGAAATTGTTATTATTATTATTATTATTATTATTATTATTATTAATATTGTTATGTATCTACTTTTTGATGGCAGATACAAGTTCCCGGATCTTGCCAGTCACATCGGAAGTTTCTTCCACTACCGTGCCTGTAACGATCATATCAGCACCAGATTGCACACATTTGCGTGCTGTTTCTGCATCCCTGATGCCTCCTCCTACAATAAGCATGTTGTTCCCCAGAGCATGCTTGACAGAAGCGATCATCTGAGGAGTTGCAGGACCGTCTGCACCGGATCCGGTTTCCAGATATGTATAGTGCATACCCAGATATTTGCCTGCAAGAGAATAAGCAACAGCTATTTCAGGCTTGTTCTTCGGAATGAGCCTTGCATCACCTACCCATCCTACTGTGCCTCCAGGCTCGATGATTATATATGCCATGGATATGGCTTCAATACCGCTTTTATACACAAGCGGGGCACCCATAACCTGGTTTCCAGTTATATAATTAATATCTCTTGAGTTGAGCAAGCTCATGAAGAATATGGCATCTGCATACGCACTCACGCCAGATGCACTTCCGGGAAATAATATTATCGGCAGATCAATAACTTCTTTGATCTTCGATATAGTTTGGTCAAGGAGCACACCTCCGGCTCCGGTTGACCCCCCTATCATAATCGCATCCGTGCCACCCTGTGCCGCAGCAAAGGCCATGGCCGCCGCCTCTTCGGGGGACTGGGATGCAGGGTCGATCAGTGTCAAGTGAACTGTACCTTCGCGCTCTGCGATCTCGTTCAGGTACTTTTCCACTTGCATAGACCGGATCAGCCACCCTTTGCTTCCTTGGATTTGGGACGTAGTGCCTTGCTTCCGCATTTTCTGCATCTGTCTGCACGTGAAGCGTTGCGGGCATTACATTTCATACATATCTTTTTGTTAAGTATTCTGTTTTCTGCTTCTGGGAATCTTGCCATGTTAATTCACCTTGATGATATGGAATAAATGATCTTAATAGTAGGCTGCTTACATGAAGTTTAAGACATATAATTGTTTTGGACAGACCGCTCACTTTGGAGGCAGCTCGCTTATTCTTTCCAATAACATTTCCCTTGTGGTCTTTGCATCGGATCTGCCAGCGGTTTTCTTCATAACCTGGCCTACAAGGAAATTCAGTGACTTTTCCTTGCCTCCAAGGTAGTCCTGCAAAGCCTCCGGATTTTCATCGAGTGCCTCTGTAACCGCCTTTGTGACAATGTCGTCCTCCACTTTTATAAGCCCTTTTTCCTTCACAATGGCTGCAGGAGTGCCTCCATTGTCCAGGATCGTCCTGATGATCTCAATGCCGCTTCTCTCAGTGATCTTATTTCCGGTTATGAGTTCTATGATCTCTACCATGTCTTCGACCTTGAAGGCATCCACGCTGATGTCCCGGTAGTTCAATTCTCCTTTAAGGATGTCAGCTACCCACACAGCAGATGCTCCTGGTTCCACCTGCAGGGCTACGTGCTCGTAGAAATTTGCTACCTTTATGTCAGATGTAAGTGCTTTCGCATGCATATCAGCGATTCCGTACTGCTTTATGAACCGTTCCTTCTTCGCATCAGGAAGCTCAGGCAGTGTCTTTAGCACTTCCGGAACCTTGTCAGCCACTCTCATGGGCACAAGGTCGGGTTCCGGGAAGTAGCGGTAGTCATGTTCTTCCTCCTTCGTACGCATAGAAATTGTGACGCCTCTGGCTTCATCGAAGTGCCGGGTTTCCAGTGTAATCTTGCCACCACGTCTGATGTGGTTCTTCTGCCTCATTATCTCGTAAAGCAGAGCTCTCTCTGCTCCCTTGAAGGAGGAGATGTTCTTGACCTCTACACGGTCTCCGTAAAAGACTGAGACGTTAGCATCCACTCTCATAGCTCCCTCAAGATCACCATTGAATACGTCAAGGTAGTCAAGAATGCTCCTTAGCTTGTCCAGATAGCGCCTCGCTTCCTTTGGGCTTCTCATATCCGGCTCGCTGACTATCTCAATAAGTGTCATTCCGGAGCGGTTGTAGTTAATAAGGGTACCCTTGGACTTATCGATGCTTCCCATATGCTGGAGCCTTCCAGGGTCCTCTTCTATATGAGCACGTGTAATCCCTATTTTGCGCTCTCCGTCCTCGCCTTCAATGCTCACTTCACCACCGCTTGCAATAGGGTAGTCGTACTGGGTGGTCTGGAAACCTTTTGGTAGATCAGGGTAGTAGTAGTTCTTCCTGTGGAACTGAGTTTGCTCCACAATGTTACAGTTCAGTGCAAGCCCTATCTTGATAGCAAACTCAACTGCTCTTTCGTTTATGACCGGCAGTGAGCCGGGGAGTCCCAGGCATACGGGACATACGTGCGTGTTGGGTTCGGAGTCATGGTAGTTCGTGGAACAACCGCAGAACAACTTAGTGTTGAGCTTGTTCAGCTGGACGTGGACCTCCAGTCCTATTCTTACTCCGTCAGGATTCTCGTATACCATCATGCCACCTCCGCAGGTCTTCTGGTGTGATGTTCTGTGTTCTGCTCAAAGCTGTAAGCAGCTTTCAGTATAGTAGCCTCATCGAAGTGTTTACCGATTATCTGCAGTCCAATGGGCAGACCATCTGTAAAACCGCAAGGCAGGGATATGGAAGGCACTCCTGCAAGGTTGATAGGTACAGTGTTCACATCTGCCAGGTATAATGCAAGCGGGTCTTCTACTTTTTCTCCCAGCTTAAAGGCAGGGGTGGGCATGGTAGGTGTTATCAGACAGTCGAACTCTTTGAAAGCAAGATCAAAGTCCTGCTTTACAAGTGTTCTGACCTTCAGGGCTTTCAGGTAGTATTTATCATGGTATCCTGCGGAGAGGGCATAAGTTCCCAGCAGTATCCTGCGCTTGACCTCAGCACCAAAGCCTTCTGCACGTGTGCGGGAAGCCATTACATGCCAGTTCTCTCCTTCGTTCCTGTATCCATATCGTGTTCCATCAAATCTGGCAAGGTTAGAGGATGCTTCGCTCATGGCAATGATATAGTAAGCAGCAAGTGCGTATGATGTGTGTGGCAGAGAGACCTGTTCCCATGATGCTCCCATCTCTTCAAAGAGCTGGATGGCATCCCATACGGAGTTCTCAACTGCCGGGTCAATGCCTGCTCCGAAGTATTCTGCAGGCACACCTATCTTCAGACCGGAGACATCGTCAGCAAGAGCATCTTTGTACACTGTTTCGGTCTTTATTGAAGTGCTGTCCCTTGCATCATGCCCTCCTATTACGTCCATAAGGGTTGCGATGTCGGAAACGCATGTTGCCAGAGGTCCGATCTGTTCCAGAGAGTTGGCGTAGGAGATAAGGCCATATCTGGATATTGTTCCGTATGTGGGTTTAAGGCCCACTACTCCACAGAAGGCGGCTGGGCATCTCACTGAGCCTCCGGTATCAGAACCTACTGATATGGGAGCTTCCCCGGCAGCCACTACAGCAGCGCTGCCACCCGATGAGCCACCTGGCACACGTTCCATGTCCCAGGGATTGAGGGTTGGCCCATAGCAGCTGGATTCGGTGGATGTGCCCATAGCGAACTCATCCATGTTCGTCTTGCCCAGAATGATAGCTCCTGCATCCTTGAGCCTTTCTATGATGTGTGCGTCATAAGGAGGTACATATCCCTGTAATATTTTAGAGGAGCATGTGGTGGATATGCCTTTAGTGGAAATGTTGTCTTTGATCGCTATAGGGATGCCTGCAAGTGGTCCGTTGTGGCCCTGCTCGTCTATTTCCCGTGCCTTATCAATTGCCCCTTCCCATACTGTTGTGTAAGCGTTGATCCTGCTTTTCTTTATCCTTTCGAGGTAGGATGCTGTGACCTCCTCTGCGGATCTCTCTGCTATTTTTTCCTTTATCTGTAAAATGTTTGCCCATCCTGTCATGTCCATTCCTCACATAATCTTCGGGGCTAAGAAGTTGCCTTCCTGTTTCTTTTCGGTATTGGCGAGCACTTCTTCCTGTGGCATGGACGGTCTTACCACATCTTCCCTGAACACGTTCACTATATCTGCCACGTGATAAGTTGGGGGTACATTCTCAGTGTCCACCTCATCCAGCTGGCTGAAGTAGTCCAGCACAGCATTCAGTTTCTCCGCATATGCCTGTGCATCGCTTTCATGGATCTCGATGCGGGCCAGCCATCCCACATGTTCGACCTCTTCTTTTGTGATCATTGTAAGTTCCTCTGAATATGAAATGCATTTTCATTTGGTATATGGTATATAAGGCTTACAAAAGCGTACATCCTATATTAAAAATGTGGGTTCTTTTCACCGGCGTTTTATCATCCGGCGACATCTCTTTTATTCATTGCCTTACAATTATTGTTTATGGCTATTCCTGATTACTGGAAGCACACAAAAGCCAAAGCTATCCCCACAACAGTGAAACTGCAGCAGGTATTCTATCAATACGCAATTCATGGTGACAAGGTAATTGACATCGGATGTGCATGCGGTGATGTATGTGATAAGCTTGGATCTGCCGGTTTTTATGTTATCGGAGTGGATATCAACCAGGACGCTCTGAGGCAGGCAGACTTATCCTCAAAAGAAAAAGAACATCTCAGGGATCCCTTTTTCCTGCAGGCAGATGCTTCACTGCTTCCTTTTGCCAATGGAACATTTGACATTGCCATAATGCAGGCTTTCCTCACTACAGTTGCTACAAAAGAGGTCCGTCACAGGATCATCCGGGAAGCCTGCAGGATACTGAAACCGGGGGGCTATCTCTATCTTGCGGATTTCGGACAGACGTGGCACTCAAAGATATATCGGGAACGCTACATCAATGATCTGCCATTGACAAAAGAGGAAGGTTCCATCATTGCCTATGACCAGAAAACAGGGGATAAAGCCTACATCTCTCATCATTTCACAGAAAAGGAACTTGTGTTCCTGCTGGTTGAGAACGGTTTTGAGATAGAGTTCTTCAGGAACGAGGAGTTTACGACAAGAACGGGTAACAGGATCAATGGATTTGTGATTGTGGGGAGAAAAGGTTAGACAGTATTCTTCTGATTCTCATTTATGTGGTTTTAGTGGACAATGAACAGAAAACGATTTCTATCTGTTTTTACAATATTTGCTCTTCTTATACATCAGAGTAAAGGGATTCGAATGGCAAAAAAAAGAGGTAATGATTATCTGAAAGACAAAGGCTTTCTTTCTCAGAAGCAGGATGGTTATTTTTCACTTCGTCTGCACGTTGCAGGAGGAAATCTTACATCTGAAAACCTCAGATACATCGCTGATGCAGCGGATAAATATGGCAAGGGGTATGTCCATGTGACCTCAAGACAGGGTATTGAGGTTCCTTTTGTACATAATAATAATACGGAAGCCATCAGTTCTTTAATGGATAATGCAGGTATTGCTCCCGGAGCATCCGGAAAAAAGATAAGGGCGATAGTTGCATGCCAGGGTAACAGAGTATGTAGTAATGGTATTATAGATTGTCAGGACATATGCGAAAAAATAGATAAAAAATACTTTGGACAACCGGTTCCTTACAAATTCAAGATCGCAGTAACAGGTTGTCCTGCCTCATGCCTGAGAGTCCAGGAGAACGATTTTGGCATCATGGGAACTGTGCAGCCGAAGTTTGTTGAAGAAAATTGCGTTACATGTGGCCTGTGCAAAAAAGTCTGCAAAGTAGATGCTATAGATATCACTGATGGTGTGCTGACCATTGATCCTGATAAATGTATAATGTGCGGGGAGTGCATCAGGGTCTGCAAAAAGGATGCCATGCAGATTGCAAATGAGGGTTTTACTATCTATGTGGGAGGAAAGGTTGGGAGAAAACCACGCATGGGGATAAGGATCCTTAAAACGGTAAGTGAGCCTGTAATGTATGAAGTATTTGAAAGGACCGTTGCTTATTATCGGGAGCATGCTCTTGAGGGCGAAAGGATCATTGATGTGATAGACAGATACGGTATCAATCACTTTGAGAGAGAGATAGGTTATTCTTTTGATCTGATGAGATAAAATATACTATTATTCAGAGTTAAAAACAGGATTGTTTCATGTGTCAAGTTGTGGATAGAGACTATCAGCTGTTGCCACAACGCCACATAGAGAATCTCAAATTAGGATTTTGATTTAAAAACCTATTCCTTTTTTCGTTGATACTGCTATTCTCTTTTTTTTTGGTCAGTGGTAGCTATAAATATAAAAAATTTTGCTTCTTTATGGATAAAAAATCTATCGAGTATAGAGGAGTCCTCTTCGAGGACTCCATAGAAAACTATCTTTACAGAGAAACTGCCTCTATTTGCCAATTTCTTCATTTTCTCTGTATAGAAGACATTTCACAATACGTTGAACGTACTGTGTATACCAACAAACGTTGGCATTTTAAATATAACGTTTCCTCAATGATAAAGCTCTTTATTGTAAAGTGCTTCAGGAATCTCTCTTATGAAAAAACAGTATCCAGTTTAACAGAAGAAGAAGCTATTATGCTATCGTTCTGTGATAAAAATGGGCAAATAAGACTTCCTTCAGCTGGAACCCTCCATCATTTTGTAAAATATAGACTTGGAGAAGATGGGGTCAATGAACTAATAATAATGGTAGGCGAAAAGATTCTTAAAAGCTCAAAGTTAAAAGACGCCAAGATAGATTCAACACCTCTTGAAGCTTCACGATATGACAAATATGCGGATTATAATCCGCATTATAAATGTAAAATGGACAAAGCTCACATTACAATGATTGGAACTTATCCGGTATTTATGACATATACTAATGGCCTTAGTTCTGATTCTACGGAACTTATCAAACACATACACGCATTAAAGAAAATGGAAGCTAATATTGAATTTTATGCTGCGGATGGAGCTTATGACTCATTCCAAAACAATGCAGATATATGGTATCATCTGAATGCAAAACCAATTATTTCCTACTCTTGTGATGCAGTATTGCACAAAGAAGGTGAAGTAGAGAGGATTGATCATTGGGTGAACAAAATGTGGAAACTTGGTGGAGAGGTTCATACCAAAATAGAAAATAAGCTGAAGTTTCTGTATGAAAATGGAAGACAAGAACAAGTTGGGATGTACCTAAGAAATCAAAACATCCTCGATGAATTATTTTGGGAGTTATACAAGAAAAGAGTAGAATGCGAAAAAGTACATGGCCACATGAAAGATACGATGAACTTCGATGTCAGAAGAATAAGAGTAGAGAGCAGAGCTCTCTACTCTCTGCTGAATTTCGTTTCCTATCAACTATTAGTGCTTACTGAATTGCAAAATAAAGTTAAACTCAGGAATTCGTTTGGGAGGCTATTCTAAAAAAGTACATCAAATTAGAATAGAAATATAAGGAGCTAATTTGATGGCCTCCACATAATCCTTTAAACCCAGCCCATTCCTTAATATAACAGCAAGTACCAATTAAATATTCAGGGAGCTCCATGTTAAGACAACGTTTTGTTCTGGATACTACTGCCCTTACTGACCTGCAGGCAAGGGAGGCAATGGGAGTAGATAGCCTGTGTGAAGGCATGAAGAATATGCTGGAAATGATAGCAAGCGCACGGCTTAAGCTTGGCATTAGTTGCTATGTACCTTTTCCTTCTGTATACAACGAACTTCAGGAATTTGCTAAGAACAATGGATGTGAAACGGATGTCATAGCAAAGATAGACACATGGCTTGTGAAAAAAGCTCCTGACAGATATAATGTCATGATTAATTCCCGCATCTTCCACGAATACGTCTCCTATATGAGAGAGCGCATCAACAAAGGCATGGTAGTCGCCGAAGAGGCCATCTGGGAAGGCTCTACAAAATGTCTTTTGCTGACCACAAAAGCAGAGGACACACAGCAGATTGATTTCGAAATAGAAAAAGGTGTTATAGGGCCGATAGTCGGGAAGTTCAGGAACAAATA
This DNA window, taken from Methanomethylovorans hollandica DSM 15978, encodes the following:
- a CDS encoding RNA ligase partner protein translates to MLRQRFVLDTTALTDLQAREAMGVDSLCEGMKNMLEMIASARLKLGISCYVPFPSVYNELQEFAKNNGCETDVIAKIDTWLVKKAPDRYNVMINSRIFHEYVSYMRERINKGMVVAEEAIWEGSTKCLLLTTKAEDTQQIDFEIEKGVIGPIVGKFRNKYRSALRYGILDSAPDIDVLILAKELDAAVVASDFGIQKWAEELGVRFVPAHTFPMILKEYLAHARDANNQIKDVFHENL